Proteins encoded within one genomic window of Couchioplanes caeruleus:
- a CDS encoding diacylglycerol/lipid kinase family protein yields the protein MRALLVVNPKATTTSERSRDVLVRALRSQVELTVEYTLKRGHATTLARKAAESGVDVVVTLGGDGTINEAVNGIMTADPGLASGTASPAFRLPALAVVPGGSTNVFARALGLPRDWVEGTGVILDGLRSGRHRVIGLGRADDRYFTFTAGLGLDAAVTRRVEQARRRGRTSTPALYLRSLVGQVLSGEDRKTPPLSIERPGEEPETGLGTVIIQNTAPWTYVGDRPINPNPQASFDRGLDVLALRSLGVASTTRTVTQMTSRRADPRGRNVLRMHDQVEFTVVAARPQSFQLDGDYLGERQKVHFLSVPRALRVIC from the coding sequence ATGCGAGCGTTACTCGTGGTTAACCCCAAGGCCACGACCACCAGTGAACGCAGCCGTGACGTGCTGGTCAGGGCCCTGCGCAGCCAGGTCGAGCTGACGGTCGAGTACACCCTCAAGCGCGGGCACGCCACGACGCTGGCCCGCAAGGCGGCCGAGAGCGGCGTGGACGTGGTCGTCACGCTCGGCGGCGACGGCACGATCAACGAGGCCGTCAACGGAATCATGACCGCCGATCCGGGGCTCGCATCGGGGACGGCGTCGCCCGCGTTCCGGCTGCCGGCGCTCGCGGTCGTGCCCGGCGGCTCCACCAATGTCTTCGCCCGGGCGCTGGGACTCCCGCGGGACTGGGTCGAGGGCACCGGTGTGATCCTCGACGGTCTGCGCTCGGGACGGCACCGCGTGATCGGGCTCGGCCGCGCCGACGACCGCTATTTCACCTTCACGGCCGGGCTGGGGCTGGACGCCGCGGTGACGCGGCGGGTGGAACAGGCCCGGCGGCGGGGGCGTACGTCCACTCCCGCCCTTTATCTGAGGTCTCTGGTCGGACAGGTCCTCTCGGGCGAAGATCGCAAAACGCCGCCGCTCTCGATCGAGCGTCCCGGGGAGGAACCGGAAACCGGTCTGGGAACCGTCATCATTCAGAACACGGCTCCCTGGACCTATGTCGGCGACCGCCCGATCAACCCCAATCCGCAGGCATCGTTCGACCGCGGACTTGACGTGCTGGCCCTTCGTAGCCTAGGAGTGGCGAGCACAACACGGACAGTCACTCAGATGACGTCCCGGCGGGCCGATCCACGAGGCCGCAACGTCCTGCGCATGCACGACCAGGTGGAGTTCACCGTCGTCGCCGCCCGCCCCCAGTCGTTCCAGCTCGACGGCGACTACCTGGGTGAGCGGCAGAAGGTGCACTTCTTGTCCGTCCCCCGGGCACTGCGTGTGATCTGCTGA
- a CDS encoding GNAT family N-acetyltransferase: MVHELADFEREPQSCHLTTEQLDAALFGDRPGLFGHVAVDEDDAPYGVALWFLNFSTWEGVHGIYLEDLYVRPGHRGTGAGAALLAELARICVERGYRRLEWVMLDWNPAADFYAAIGAAASNGWVPYRLTGAPLGRLAERASPVRR, from the coding sequence ATGGTGCACGAGCTGGCCGATTTCGAACGCGAGCCGCAGTCGTGCCACCTGACCACGGAACAGCTCGACGCGGCCCTCTTCGGTGACCGGCCGGGCCTCTTCGGGCATGTGGCGGTCGACGAGGACGACGCTCCTTACGGCGTGGCCCTCTGGTTCCTCAACTTCTCGACGTGGGAAGGCGTCCACGGGATCTATCTCGAAGATCTGTACGTGCGCCCCGGACACCGCGGCACCGGCGCGGGCGCCGCCCTGCTGGCCGAGCTGGCCCGCATCTGCGTCGAGCGGGGGTACCGGCGCCTCGAGTGGGTGATGCTCGACTGGAACCCGGCGGCCGACTTCTACGCCGCGATCGGCGCCGCCGCCAGCAACGGCTGGGTCCCCTACCGGCTGACCGGCGCCCCCCTGGGCCGACTCGCCGAGCGCGCCTCACCCGTCAGGCGCTAG
- a CDS encoding FadR/GntR family transcriptional regulator produces the protein MTGSTVRPPAYQLLADELRDEITSGRLQPGERLPPEPELCVRSGVSRSTVREALRLLASQHLIVTTRGVTGGSFVAHPDAQQLSDALSTGLTLLTNSAEVGLADLLELRRAVEIPAAGLAAERRSDAHLVELRGAMFDPDLDELDTMMAAHAAFHSAIASATCNPLFELVTRPLYNIGIGEEVVEGLPDGYWERIDADHRDLLTHVRNRDSAGAMEAGRRHLDYIAAVAAR, from the coding sequence GTGACCGGATCGACGGTGCGCCCGCCGGCGTATCAGCTTCTGGCGGACGAACTGCGCGATGAGATCACGTCGGGTCGCCTGCAGCCCGGCGAGCGCCTGCCGCCCGAGCCGGAGCTGTGCGTGCGGTCGGGCGTCAGCCGCAGCACCGTACGCGAGGCACTGCGCCTGCTCGCGAGCCAGCACCTGATCGTCACTACCCGCGGCGTGACCGGCGGCAGCTTCGTCGCCCACCCCGATGCCCAGCAACTCTCCGATGCGCTCTCGACCGGCCTCACCCTGCTGACCAACTCGGCCGAGGTCGGGCTCGCCGACCTGCTCGAGCTGCGGCGCGCGGTGGAGATCCCGGCGGCCGGGCTGGCCGCGGAACGCCGCTCCGACGCCCATCTCGTCGAGCTGCGCGGCGCGATGTTCGACCCCGACCTTGACGAGCTCGACACGATGATGGCCGCGCACGCCGCCTTCCACTCGGCGATCGCGTCGGCGACGTGCAATCCGCTGTTCGAGCTGGTCACCCGGCCGCTCTACAACATCGGGATCGGCGAGGAAGTGGTCGAGGGGCTGCCCGACGGCTACTGGGAACGGATCGACGCGGACCACCGGGACCTGCTGACGCACGTCCGCAACCGGGACTCGGCGGGGGCGATGGAAGCCGGCCGCCGCCACCTCGACTACATCGCCGCGGTGGCCGCGCGCTGA
- a CDS encoding S26 family signal peptidase produces the protein MRLQLPLFAVLVQGPSMAPILRSGDALVVWRTRRVREGDIVVARFRSRPGLLVVKRAIRAQDQGWWVRGDNEFVTDDSRAYGVADVIGRVMFRYWPRPGRLS, from the coding sequence ATGAGATTGCAACTGCCGCTCTTCGCCGTACTTGTGCAAGGGCCTTCCATGGCACCCATCCTGCGCTCGGGAGACGCCCTGGTGGTGTGGCGGACGCGGCGCGTCCGGGAGGGCGACATCGTGGTCGCGCGCTTCCGCTCGCGACCCGGCCTGCTGGTCGTCAAGCGCGCGATCCGGGCCCAGGACCAGGGTTGGTGGGTACGCGGGGACAACGAGTTCGTGACCGACGACTCACGGGCGTACGGGGTGGCGGATGTCATCGGACGTGTGATGTTTCGGTACTGGCCTCGACCGGGTCGGCTAAGTTAA
- a CDS encoding WhiB family transcriptional regulator — MDWRHDAICRDEDPELFFPIGTSGPALLQVEQAKAVCRRCPVTESCLQWALESGQDAGVWGGMSEDERRAVKRRGGLRVGAPTA; from the coding sequence ATGGACTGGCGCCACGATGCGATCTGCCGCGACGAGGACCCGGAGCTGTTCTTCCCAATCGGGACGTCCGGCCCCGCGCTCCTGCAGGTCGAGCAGGCCAAGGCCGTGTGCCGCCGGTGCCCCGTGACCGAGTCGTGCCTGCAGTGGGCGCTCGAATCCGGTCAGGACGCCGGCGTATGGGGCGGTATGAGCGAGGACGAGCGGCGCGCCGTCAAGCGTCGCGGCGGCCTGCGGGTCGGCGCTCCCACCGCCTGA
- a CDS encoding sirohydrochlorin chelatase, giving the protein MSFRQAVVLVAHGSRDPRAGRATEALAAAVRARQPGWDVRASYLDHSVPRPRQVLASFAEAGHRRAIMVPLLLTAAYHGRVDVPGEITAARAEGVRLEVELAEVLGPVGGQVPELLLDGLAVRLDEAASPVGGAASSVGEAASPAGPVDGVVLTAAGTRSASARATVEEAAAALGERLGVPWRVAYASAAPPLSGDAVRSLRTQGCRRVGLVSYFLAPGLLWDATVASAREAEVAVVAEPLTDTPALAALVASRVTDAGGRAEFVPAA; this is encoded by the coding sequence ATGAGCTTCCGGCAGGCGGTTGTCCTGGTTGCGCACGGCAGCCGGGATCCGCGGGCGGGCCGGGCGACCGAGGCGCTGGCGGCGGCGGTGCGGGCGCGGCAACCCGGGTGGGACGTGCGCGCGTCGTATCTCGACCACAGCGTGCCGCGCCCTCGGCAGGTGCTGGCGTCGTTCGCGGAGGCGGGGCACCGGCGGGCGATCATGGTGCCGCTGCTGCTGACGGCCGCCTACCACGGCCGGGTGGACGTGCCGGGCGAGATCACCGCTGCGCGGGCCGAGGGCGTACGGCTGGAGGTCGAGCTGGCCGAGGTGCTGGGACCGGTCGGAGGCCAGGTGCCGGAGCTGTTGCTCGACGGGCTGGCGGTGCGTCTCGACGAGGCCGCTTCCCCGGTGGGCGGGGCTGCTTCCTCGGTGGGCGAGGCGGCTTCCCCGGCCGGGCCGGTGGACGGGGTGGTGCTCACCGCCGCCGGCACGCGGAGCGCTTCGGCGCGGGCGACGGTGGAGGAGGCCGCTGCGGCGTTGGGTGAGCGTCTCGGGGTGCCGTGGCGGGTGGCCTACGCCTCGGCCGCGCCGCCGCTCTCCGGGGACGCAGTGCGCTCGCTGCGGACGCAGGGGTGCCGCCGGGTTGGTCTGGTGTCGTACTTCCTGGCGCCCGGGTTGCTGTGGGACGCGACGGTGGCTTCGGCGCGGGAAGCGGAGGTGGCGGTGGTCGCCGAGCCGCTCACCGACACTCCGGCGCTGGCGGCTCTGGTCGCCTCTCGGGTGACCGACGCCGGTGGCCGCGCGGAGTTCGTCCCGGCGGCCTGA
- a CDS encoding ATP-binding protein — protein MTQLQTTHPEPAFGDDVVLLTVPADGGYLGVLRTATAGLAARLHFALDEIEDLRIAVDEACAMLLAIATRGADLECRFAVTDDALTVEVTVATVRGARLPSESSFAWKVLTALTTSAAAEANGRHATIRLLTRRTEN, from the coding sequence GTGACTCAGCTTCAGACAACGCATCCGGAGCCGGCGTTCGGTGACGACGTCGTGCTGCTCACCGTGCCCGCCGACGGCGGCTACCTGGGCGTCCTACGGACGGCGACGGCCGGCCTCGCGGCCCGCCTGCACTTCGCCCTCGACGAGATCGAGGATCTGCGCATCGCGGTCGACGAGGCCTGCGCCATGCTGCTGGCGATCGCCACCCGCGGGGCGGACCTGGAGTGCCGCTTCGCGGTGACCGACGACGCACTCACCGTCGAGGTGACGGTCGCCACCGTGCGCGGGGCGCGGCTGCCATCGGAGTCCTCGTTCGCGTGGAAGGTGCTGACCGCCCTGACCACCTCGGCGGCCGCCGAGGCGAACGGCCGGCACGCCACGATCAGACTCCTCACCCGCCGCACCGAGAACTGA
- a CDS encoding nitrite/sulfite reductase → MALSNTAAAPAVRPRKPRGEGQWAVGHREPLNPNERIKKDDNPLNVRARIENIYAHTGFAGIDPQDLRGRFRWWGLYTQRKAGIDGGRTAVLEPHELEDEFFMLRVRIDGGALNLAQLRTIAEISTEFARGTADITDRQNIQLHWIRVEDMPEIWRRLEAVGLQTTEACGDCPRIVLGSPVAGVSTEEVVDPTPAIDTIVERYIGDPRYSNLPRKFKTSISWLADTPHEVNDIALLGVVHPQYGPGFDLWVGGGLSTNPRLAERLGVWVPLDEIPDVWEGVVGIFRDYGYRRLRNRARLKFLLADWGVAKFREVLEKEYLGRALIDGPPPVLPEKPIDHIGVHKQRDGRNYVGAAPVVGRSSGTQLSRLADLVARHGSDRVRLTPYQKLLVLDIADDQVEPLVEGLRRIGLEARPSAWRRGTMACTGIEYCKLAIVETKARGEELVARLEERLRDFDVDISIHINGCPNACARTQVADIGLKGQLVMNARGEQVEGFQVHLGGGLGMAQGQTAGFGRKLRGLKATADELPEYVERIARHYLAGRTAGESFADWVIRADEGLLT, encoded by the coding sequence ATGGCGCTCAGCAACACCGCCGCCGCGCCAGCCGTCCGCCCCCGCAAGCCGCGTGGCGAGGGCCAGTGGGCGGTCGGACACCGCGAGCCACTGAACCCGAACGAGCGGATCAAGAAGGACGACAACCCGCTCAACGTCCGGGCCCGGATCGAGAACATCTACGCCCACACCGGCTTCGCCGGCATCGACCCCCAGGACCTGCGCGGCCGTTTCCGCTGGTGGGGCCTCTACACCCAGCGCAAGGCGGGCATCGACGGCGGCCGGACCGCCGTCCTCGAGCCGCACGAGCTCGAGGACGAGTTCTTCATGCTCCGCGTCCGCATCGACGGTGGCGCGCTCAACCTCGCCCAGTTGCGCACCATCGCCGAGATCTCCACCGAGTTCGCGCGCGGCACCGCCGACATCACCGACCGGCAGAACATCCAGCTCCACTGGATCCGCGTCGAGGACATGCCGGAGATCTGGCGCCGGCTCGAGGCCGTCGGCCTGCAGACCACCGAGGCGTGCGGCGACTGCCCCCGCATCGTGCTCGGCAGCCCCGTCGCCGGCGTCTCGACCGAGGAGGTCGTCGACCCGACCCCGGCGATCGACACGATCGTCGAGCGGTACATCGGCGACCCGCGCTACTCGAACCTGCCGCGCAAGTTCAAGACGTCGATCTCCTGGCTGGCGGACACGCCCCACGAGGTCAACGACATCGCCCTGCTCGGCGTCGTGCACCCGCAGTACGGGCCGGGCTTCGACCTGTGGGTCGGCGGCGGCCTCTCCACCAATCCGCGGCTCGCCGAGCGCCTCGGGGTCTGGGTGCCGCTCGACGAGATCCCGGACGTCTGGGAGGGCGTGGTCGGCATCTTCCGCGACTACGGGTACCGGCGCCTGCGCAACCGGGCCCGGCTCAAGTTCCTCCTGGCCGACTGGGGTGTGGCCAAGTTCCGTGAGGTGCTCGAGAAGGAATACCTCGGCCGTGCCCTGATCGACGGCCCGCCGCCGGTGCTGCCGGAGAAGCCGATCGACCACATCGGAGTGCACAAGCAGCGCGACGGCCGGAACTACGTGGGTGCGGCCCCGGTCGTCGGGCGCTCTTCCGGCACGCAGCTCAGCCGTCTCGCCGACCTGGTGGCTCGGCACGGGTCGGACCGGGTGCGCCTGACCCCGTACCAGAAGCTTCTGGTGTTGGACATCGCCGACGACCAGGTGGAACCGCTCGTCGAAGGCCTGCGCCGCATCGGGCTGGAAGCCCGTCCGTCGGCCTGGCGCCGCGGCACCATGGCCTGCACCGGCATCGAGTACTGCAAGCTCGCCATCGTCGAGACCAAGGCCCGCGGCGAGGAGCTGGTGGCCCGCCTCGAGGAGCGGCTCCGCGACTTCGACGTGGACATCTCGATCCACATCAACGGCTGCCCGAACGCCTGCGCGCGCACCCAGGTCGCCGACATCGGGCTCAAGGGGCAGCTCGTCATGAACGCGCGCGGTGAGCAGGTCGAGGGCTTCCAGGTCCACCTCGGCGGCGGCCTGGGCATGGCGCAGGGCCAGACCGCCGGCTTCGGCCGCAAGCTGCGGGGCCTCAAGGCCACGGCCGACGAGCTGCCCGAGTACGTCGAAAGGATCGCCCGGCACTATCTGGCGGGGCGCACCGCGGGCGAGAGCTTCGCCGACTGGGTCATCCGGGCCGACGAAGGTCTACTCACATGA
- a CDS encoding phosphoadenylyl-sulfate reductase translates to MSVLTAAGLGLVTLDKPVDPARRSRATLEALAAEGAAQLADAPAEEIARWAASTFGDRFCVTSSMADAVVAHLFSRAAPGVDVVFLDTGLHFPETLKVRDTVARTMNVNVRSIRPRMTVGQQDGELGPRLFARNPDECCYLRKVEPLERALADYDAWATGLRRDESPTRANTPVVTFDARKGKVKVNPIAAWTQAEVDRYIARWNVPVNELFKKGYGSIGCWPCTRRTTAGEDPRAGRWAMFDKTECGLHQ, encoded by the coding sequence ATGAGTGTGCTGACCGCCGCCGGGCTCGGCCTGGTGACCCTGGACAAGCCGGTCGATCCCGCCCGCCGCTCGCGCGCCACGCTGGAGGCGCTTGCCGCGGAGGGTGCCGCGCAGCTCGCCGACGCGCCCGCCGAGGAGATCGCCCGCTGGGCCGCGTCGACGTTCGGCGACCGCTTCTGCGTCACCAGCTCGATGGCCGACGCCGTCGTCGCCCACCTCTTCTCCCGCGCGGCCCCCGGCGTCGACGTCGTCTTCCTCGACACCGGCCTGCACTTCCCCGAGACGCTCAAGGTCCGCGACACGGTCGCACGGACCATGAACGTCAACGTACGGTCGATCCGCCCGCGGATGACCGTCGGCCAGCAGGACGGCGAGCTCGGACCCCGGTTGTTCGCCCGCAACCCCGACGAATGCTGCTATCTGCGCAAGGTCGAGCCGCTGGAACGCGCCCTGGCCGACTACGACGCCTGGGCCACCGGCCTGCGCCGCGACGAGTCACCGACCCGCGCGAACACGCCGGTCGTGACGTTCGACGCCCGCAAGGGCAAGGTCAAGGTCAACCCGATCGCGGCATGGACGCAGGCGGAGGTGGACCGCTACATCGCGCGGTGGAACGTGCCGGTCAACGAGCTCTTCAAGAAGGGGTACGGATCGATCGGCTGTTGGCCATGCACCCGGCGGACGACGGCGGGGGAGGACCCGCGGGCCGGGCGCTGGGCGATGTTCGACAAGACCGAGTGCGGGCTGCACCAATGA
- a CDS encoding IS1 family transposase produces MSDARSTPLYCPYCGDEDLYPHEASHGAWECHSCARVFTVKFHGLLSKGVNR; encoded by the coding sequence ATGAGCGACGCGAGAAGTACCCCGCTGTACTGCCCCTACTGCGGCGACGAGGACCTCTATCCGCACGAGGCCTCGCACGGGGCGTGGGAGTGCCACTCCTGCGCCCGGGTGTTCACGGTCAAGTTCCATGGGCTGCTTTCCAAGGGAGTGAACCGATGA
- the sodN gene encoding superoxide dismutase, Ni: MRLPRIFTPRTVVSAHCDLPCGVYDPAQARIEAESVKAIAEKYQANTDPEFRTRAIQIKEQRADLVKHHLWVLWTDYFKAPHFEKYPHLNQLFNEATKLAGASGAKGSMDPAVGEQLLAKIEEISKIFWETKQA; this comes from the coding sequence ATGCGACTTCCGCGTATCTTCACGCCGCGCACTGTTGTCAGCGCGCACTGCGACCTGCCCTGTGGGGTCTACGACCCCGCTCAGGCTCGCATCGAGGCGGAGTCGGTGAAGGCCATCGCCGAGAAGTACCAGGCGAACACCGACCCCGAGTTCCGTACCCGTGCCATCCAGATCAAGGAGCAGCGGGCTGACCTGGTCAAGCACCACCTGTGGGTGCTCTGGACGGACTACTTCAAGGCTCCCCACTTCGAGAAGTACCCGCACCTGAACCAGCTCTTCAACGAGGCCACCAAGCTCGCGGGCGCGTCCGGGGCCAAGGGTTCCATGGACCCGGCCGTCGGCGAGCAGTTGCTGGCGAAGATCGAGGAGATCTCCAAGATCTTCTGGGAGACCAAGCAGGCGTGA
- a CDS encoding NAD(P)-dependent malic enzyme, whose amino-acid sequence MSFFSFELDPALAADPVFDLHKRGKMTISATVPLASRDDLSLAYTPGVARVCTAIADDENLHHDYTWAGNTVAVVSDGSAVLGLGNIGPKAAMPVMEGKAVLFKQFGGVDAVPICLDTQDVEGIIAVVKALGPSFGGINLEDISAPRCFEIERRLDEALDIPVFHDDQHGTAIVVLAALRNAVTLLGRRFADLRVVVSGAGAAGVAITDTLIAAGVQGANTIVCDSRGIIHAERPGLTGVKAALAEKTNYSGRTGGIKEALIGADVLIGVSGGAIAEEALAGMAPNGIIFALANPTPEVPPAIAHKYAAIVATGRSDFPNQINNVLAFPGIFRGALDARATRITERMKVAAAEAIAEVVSDDLRADAIVPSALDPRVAPAVAAAVAQAAERDGVARLRTAAPSPTSSSSSSSSPSPSSPSSSSPALSVAVAVGSAQS is encoded by the coding sequence GTGTCCTTCTTCAGTTTCGAGCTCGATCCCGCGCTGGCCGCCGACCCCGTCTTCGACCTGCACAAGCGGGGCAAGATGACGATCTCCGCCACGGTTCCGCTGGCCAGCCGCGACGACCTGTCGCTGGCGTACACGCCGGGCGTCGCCCGGGTCTGCACCGCCATCGCCGACGACGAGAACCTGCACCACGACTACACCTGGGCCGGCAACACGGTCGCCGTCGTCAGCGACGGCTCGGCGGTCCTGGGCCTCGGCAACATCGGACCCAAGGCCGCCATGCCGGTCATGGAGGGCAAGGCCGTGCTGTTCAAGCAGTTCGGCGGCGTCGACGCCGTGCCGATCTGCCTCGACACGCAGGACGTCGAGGGCATCATCGCCGTGGTCAAGGCACTCGGCCCCTCGTTCGGCGGCATCAACCTCGAGGACATCAGCGCGCCCCGCTGCTTCGAGATCGAGCGTCGCCTCGACGAGGCCCTCGACATCCCCGTCTTCCACGACGATCAGCACGGTACGGCGATCGTCGTGCTCGCCGCGCTGCGCAACGCGGTCACGCTGCTCGGACGCCGCTTCGCCGACCTGCGGGTCGTGGTGAGCGGGGCGGGCGCGGCGGGCGTGGCCATCACCGACACGCTGATCGCCGCCGGCGTCCAGGGCGCCAACACGATCGTCTGCGACTCGCGGGGCATCATCCACGCCGAACGGCCCGGGCTCACCGGCGTGAAGGCGGCGCTCGCGGAGAAGACGAACTACTCCGGGCGTACGGGAGGAATCAAGGAGGCGCTGATCGGCGCCGATGTCCTCATCGGGGTGTCCGGCGGTGCCATCGCCGAGGAGGCACTGGCCGGGATGGCCCCGAACGGCATCATCTTCGCGCTGGCCAACCCCACGCCCGAGGTGCCGCCCGCGATCGCCCACAAGTACGCGGCGATCGTGGCCACCGGCCGCAGCGACTTCCCCAACCAGATCAACAACGTGCTGGCGTTCCCGGGCATCTTCCGCGGGGCGCTCGACGCGCGCGCCACGCGGATCACAGAACGGATGAAGGTCGCGGCGGCGGAGGCCATCGCCGAGGTGGTCTCCGACGACCTGCGCGCGGACGCGATCGTGCCGTCGGCGCTGGACCCGCGGGTGGCCCCGGCGGTGGCGGCGGCGGTGGCGCAGGCGGCGGAGCGGGACGGCGTGGCGCGGTTGCGGACGGCGGCTCCGTCGCCGACTTCGTCCTCCTCCTCTTCGTCTTCTCCTTCGCCTTCCTCGCCTTCCTCCTCCTCGCCTGCTCTGTCCGTGGCGGTGGCGGTGGGTTCGGCCCAGTCCTGA
- a CDS encoding sensor histidine kinase produces the protein MSTLRDLAEEHTDLGPADIDHLTRLAGDWQLLSDLSFADLLLWVPVRPRPAESRSFLCVAQVRPTTAPTAYQDDQVGKIAGGPEVAHLDIAYVQGRIWREGDPVWYGDTPARHEAIPVRLRGEDENIEVIAVIGRDTNLSTARTPSQLELNYLTTADDLAQMVNDGTFPPQRHQGETTSAPRVGDGLIRLDAGGKVTYASPNAQSAYRRLGFNAHLVGEELSVLSKRLATDPLEGTDAAERILTSLRGESPPRKEVEARGATVLMRALPLMPAGVPIGALVLVRDVTDVRRRDRALMTKDATIREIHHRVKNNLQTVAALLRLQARRVDLPEARMALQESVRRVASIALVHETLSMSSDEAVEFDGIVDRVATAATEVAATEITVKMRREGTFGVLPAEIATSLVMVLNELLINAVEHGFPAPGEESEPSATPPEPSGEVVVSAHRFRKQLHVTVADNGQGLPEGFQADAGGRLGLQIVRALATGELRGTIELRNRAGGGTEAVLVVPLGKR, from the coding sequence GTGTCCACGCTGCGCGATCTCGCCGAAGAGCACACCGACCTCGGCCCCGCCGACATCGACCACCTCACCCGCCTCGCCGGCGACTGGCAGTTGCTGTCCGACCTGTCCTTCGCCGACCTGCTGTTGTGGGTGCCCGTCCGGCCCCGGCCCGCGGAGTCCCGGTCCTTCCTCTGCGTCGCCCAGGTGCGCCCGACGACCGCGCCGACGGCGTACCAGGACGACCAGGTCGGCAAGATCGCCGGCGGGCCCGAGGTCGCCCACCTCGACATCGCGTACGTGCAGGGCCGCATCTGGCGCGAGGGCGACCCGGTCTGGTACGGCGACACCCCGGCGCGCCACGAGGCCATCCCGGTGCGGCTCCGCGGCGAGGACGAGAACATCGAGGTCATCGCCGTCATCGGCCGCGACACCAACCTGTCGACCGCGCGGACGCCCAGCCAGCTCGAGCTGAACTACCTGACCACCGCCGACGACCTGGCCCAGATGGTCAACGACGGCACCTTCCCGCCGCAGCGGCACCAGGGCGAGACCACCTCGGCGCCCCGCGTCGGCGACGGCCTGATCCGCCTCGACGCCGGTGGCAAGGTCACCTACGCCAGCCCGAACGCGCAGTCGGCGTACCGCCGGCTCGGATTCAACGCCCATCTGGTCGGCGAGGAGCTGTCGGTGCTGTCGAAGCGGCTCGCCACCGACCCGCTGGAGGGTACGGACGCCGCCGAGCGCATCCTCACCTCGCTGCGCGGCGAATCCCCGCCCCGCAAGGAGGTCGAGGCCCGCGGCGCCACCGTCCTGATGCGCGCCCTGCCGCTCATGCCGGCCGGCGTGCCGATCGGCGCGCTCGTGCTGGTCCGCGACGTCACCGACGTCCGCCGGCGCGACCGCGCGCTGATGACCAAGGACGCGACCATCCGGGAGATCCACCACCGGGTCAAGAACAACCTGCAGACCGTGGCGGCGCTGCTGCGCCTGCAGGCGCGCCGGGTCGACCTCCCGGAGGCCCGGATGGCCCTGCAGGAGTCCGTACGCCGGGTTGCGTCGATCGCCCTGGTGCACGAGACCCTCTCGATGTCCAGCGACGAGGCGGTCGAGTTCGACGGCATCGTCGACCGTGTCGCCACCGCCGCCACCGAGGTCGCGGCCACCGAGATCACCGTCAAGATGCGCCGCGAGGGCACGTTCGGCGTGCTGCCCGCGGAGATCGCCACCTCGCTGGTGATGGTCCTCAACGAGCTGCTCATCAACGCGGTGGAGCACGGCTTCCCGGCGCCCGGCGAGGAATCGGAGCCGTCGGCGACCCCGCCCGAGCCGTCCGGCGAGGTCGTCGTCTCCGCGCACCGCTTCCGCAAGCAGTTGCACGTGACCGTCGCCGACAACGGGCAGGGACTTCCGGAGGGCTTCCAGGCGGACGCGGGCGGCCGCCTCGGCCTGCAGATCGTCCGGGCGCTGGCGACCGGCGAGCTGCGCGGCACCATCGAACTGCGCAACCGCGCCGGCGGTGGCACCGAGGCCGTGCTGGTGGTCCCCCTGGGCAAGCGCTGA